The sequence GGTCCCGCAGTGGGTGGGCAGCTCCCGCGGGCGCTGGGAAGGCGAAACACTGGTGGTCGAAACCAGGAACTTCCTGCGCGAGACCAACTTCGCCGGCAGCTCGAAGGATACCTACCTGATCGAGAAGTTCACGCGTATCGACGCCGACACCGTCATGTACGAGTTCACTATCCAGGATCCGAACAACTACACCCGACCCTGGACGGTGGTCATTCCGTTCCGCCGCACCGACGGCGTCCTCTACGAGTACGCCTGCCATGAAGGCAACTACGGCCTGACCGGCATCATGGCCGGCGCGCGGAACAAGAACACGCAGAAGGTCACGTCGCTCGACGAGCAGTAGCCGCCGGCGGTGCGGCGGCCTGATGCATTGGCGCCCCGGTCGGGCGACTATGGAGCCATAATAGCTATAATGTCCACATGAAGGAGATCGCGGCCAGGGAGGCCAAGAACCGGTTTGGACAACTGTTGGATGCAGCCCAGAGCGCACCGGTACGACTGACGAAGAAGGGCCGGCCGGTCGGAGTCGTCATGTCGATGGAGCAGTACGAACGGCTGCGGGGCGCGGCATGGGCGCGCCTGACCGAAACGATGGACCGCCTGGGGGCCGAAGCCACGGCGCGCGGTTTGACCGAAGCCCGGCTGGATGCGCTCCTGAGCGATGACGACTGAACGGGTGGTGATCGACACCAATGTGTTGATCAGCGCGGCGCTCCAACCCTCCGGGTCTCCCCGGGCGGTCATCGACGCCCTCCGCGAGACCGGCGGGATCCTGCTCTTCTCGGACGAGACCTTCGACGAACTGCGGACGCGGATGCTGTCGCCGAAGTTCGATCGGTACGCCCGTCCGGATGCACGCGCCGTCTTCCTCGCACAACTCGAAGCGGTTTCGGCCTGGGTGTCGATTGTCGGCGCGACGCTCGGATGCCGCGATCCGCACGACGACAAGCTCCTCGAAACCGCGTTGCAGGGGCGGGCGGACAGCCTTGTGACCGGCGACGAGGACCTGCTGGTGCTTTCGCCCTTCCAGGGCATTCCCATCCTGACTCCCAGGGATTGGCTTCGACGGTAACGAGCCGCATCCCCCGTAGCGCCCGAACTCCGGCGCGCGGTCAGTGCGTCAGGCCGTAGATCATGTAGTTGATCCCCAGCTCGAAGCCGTTGTTCATCGGCTCGACGGGGAAGAAACCGGTGCCGCCGGACTGCCAGAATTCGGCCAGGTTGGTGTTGTAGTTGGCGATGGCCATAAGGCGGCCATCGGGGTCGTTGTCCTCGAAGAGGCCGAAGTACTCGGGGACGAGCCCCGCCAGGTGGTGATTGAAGGGATTGGGAAGATCCAGTTCCGTCACCTGGAAGAAGCTGTCGAAGATGCGGTGGCCGGGGTCCAGCGGGAGCCACCGGCCGTCGGGCAAGACGCGCCGCATCTGGCCCTCGAAGTTCTCCCACTGGCGGCCTTCGAAGTCGTTGAAGATGACGAAGCCGCCCTTCAGGAGGAAGGCGCGGAGCTGCGCCGCTTCCTCGTCGGTCATCAGCCAGAAGCCGGGCTCCTGCATCAGGGCAATCGGGTGGCGGAAAAGTGCAGGGTCGTCCAGCGTGAGGATGAGGCTTCCCGCGACGTTGGCGTCCACCGTGGTGAAGTCGTCGAGCAGCGTCATCAAGTGCTGCTCGGCACGCGGGAACTCGTGTATCCAGAAATTCGGGCCGCGGCCGTACATTGGCCCGCCCGGTTCGCCGCGGTCCCAGCGCAGGCGAACGAACGTGAAGTCCGCCTTGTAGGGAAGGCCGATGCTGCCCCAGTCACCGACGCCGCGGAACAGCGGCTGCGCGCCGGTTGCCGTCACCGCAACGACGAGCAGAGCCATCGCTAGCGCGGTGGCCGCGACGGCAGCCAGCGCTGGGGCCCGGAGCGACCGCTGCCATCGGCGCATTCGAGGTCCTCTCAAGCGATATTAAGCCACGAACCGAGTCGCCCATGAATGTTGTTTGCCGATTAACATTCACGGCACGAATGCTATTCGCGTTTGGCCAGCATGGACGCCGGCGCACGATGACCGGCATCGCTCGGAAGATTGGCGCCGCCTTGCTGTTGTTCGCGGGCGCGACACTCGTCGTCGCGGCACAGACCCAGCCGCGGCAGCGCGACCGGACGCAGGAGCCGTACGACGCGTTCCAGCGCCCGCCGGGCGACCCCGAGGTGATTCAGCGCGGTCAGGCACTCTACGGCCTTCACTGCCGCGCCTGCCACGGCATCGACTTGCGCGGCGGGGACCTGGGCGGCCCGAACCTGTTGCGGTCGCAACTGGTGCTGCGCGACCGCGAGGGCGAGCTGATCTGGCCCGTGATCCGGGACGGCCAGACGACACTGGGCGGGTCGTCGATGCCGCCGCAGTCGCTCTCGGAGGACGACGCGCTTGCGGTGGCCGTCTACATGCACAGCGTCCTGGCTACCGCGACGCGGCAGGGCGGTCCGCCGGAGGGGGCGGAAGTCGAGTTGAACATCCTCGTCGGCGACGCCGATGCGGGGCGCGCGTACTTCGAGGCGAACTGTGCAGCGTGCCACTCCCCGACCGGCGACCTGGCCGGCATCGCCTCGGAGATCACGGAGTCGCAGGAGCTGCAGAACACCTGGGTGCGCGGGCAGCGGCTCGGCGCCGAGCGGCCGCCGGTCACGGTCACGGTGACGCGGTCGTCAGGTGAGCGCGTCGTCGGTACGCTCGACCGCTACGACGACTTCTACGTCTCGCTGGTGACCGCCGACGGTGAGCGCCGCTCGTTCCGCCGGCGCGGCAACGAACCACGCGTCGAGCTGGACGATCCGGCGGGGCGGCACACGGAGCTGCTGCCGATCTACACGGATACCGACATTCACAACGTCACGGCGTACCTGGCGACGCTACGGTAGGAGGTCGAGGGCATGGTGAAGCGACAAGGAGCCGGCGCCGGACGGACCCGGCGGGCCCTGCTGATGGTCCCGCTGGCGGTGATCGCGCTGTTGCCCGTCGCGGTCGCTTCGGCCCAGAACGAAGACGGGCTCGATCCGGCGGCGCTGCTCGAACCGCTCGAGGCGACGTGGCCGACCTATTCGGGCGATTACACCGGCCGGCGCTACAGCGCGCTGACCCAGGTGAACACCGAGAACGTCCACCAGATGTCACTCGCCTGGACGCGCGCGATCGACACCGGGATGCCGAACCGGCTCGAAGGACCGGGCGCGCCCGACTTCGTCGGCGGAGAGGGCACCGGCGACTTCATCATCGGTGGCCAGCGGCTGAAGGGGGCGATCCTGTACGTGGACGACGTCCTCTACCTCACCGCGCCGGACCACGTCTGGGCGCTCGATGCGCGCACCGGCGACGAGATCTGGCACTACTTCTGGAAGACCCGCGGGAGCATTCACATCGGTAATCGCGGCGCCGCGATCTGGCGGAACGCGCTCTTCTTCGAGACGCCCGACAACTACCTGGTCTCGCTCGACCGCCGCACCGGCGAGGAGCGGTGGCACGTCGAGATTGCGGGCTTCGAGGAGCAGTACTTCTCGACGATGGCGCCGATCGTGGCAGGGGATCACGTCCTGGTCGGCACCGGCAACGATCTCGACGCGCCCGGCTTCCTGCAGTCGTTCGATCCGGAGACGGGGGAGCGGCAGTGGATCTTCTACACGGTGCCGATGACCCTCGATTCCCCCGGCATCGACACCTGGCCGAACCTCGACGCGGCGCGCCACGGCGGCGGCCAGGTCTGGGTGCCGGGCGTCTACGACCCGGAGACGAATTACTACATCTTCGGTACCGGCAACCCGACGCCTGGCTATACAGGCATCGCGCGGCGGGGCGACAACCTGTTTACCTGCACGCTGATCGCGGTTGACGTGGCGACCGGCGAGATGGCCTGGTACTTTCAGACGTCGCCACATGACACGCACGACTGGGACTCGGCGCAGACCCCGATCCTGATCGACGGCGTGATTGACGGCGTTCCGCGCAAGCTGGTCTCGACCGCGGCTCGCAACGGCTACTTCTTCACCGTCGACCGCGTCACCGGAGAGCATGTCGCGACCAGCCGCTACGGCGCCACGGCGAACTGGGCCAGCCACATCCGCGAAACCGGCGAACCAGAGCCCGCACCGGAGAAGGAAGCCATCATTCCGGGCGCGCTGGTCTCGCCGGTCGAGGGCGGCGTCGTGAACTGGCAGCCGCCGGCGTTCAATCCGGATACCGGCCTCTTCTATACGCAGGAGAACAACGGGTTTAATCTGCTCTACCTGACCGACCCCGACCCGCGGGGATCGATGGGGCTGGGCGGAAAGGACCGGATCGTCGTGGGCTCGGGGGGCAACGCCTTCACCGCCATCGACTATCGGACCGGTGAGAAGGTCTGGCGACACCCCTGGCCGGTCGGCGGCGGCGGCGGGGCGGGTGTGCTGACGACGGCGGGCGGCCTGGTCTTCACGGGCGACGGCAGCGGGAACTTTGTGGCGTTCGACGCCGCGACCGGGGAACTGGTCTGGCACACGCGCGTCGGCAACATCTCGAACGCTCCCCAGACCTACCTGGTGGACGGCCGGCAGCACGTCTTGATCGCCGTGGATCAACGGCTGTTTGCGTTCGTGCTGAATTAGCGGGGCGCAGGCGCCAGCCGCCTTGACCGTGGCAGCGGCACGTGCCAACGGCTACGAATCGCTCGCGCCTTGCAGAATCCTCGCCGTCGATATCGCCTGCCCGGCATGCCGCGTGCAGTGCTCCGCCGCATGGAAGACCAGGCCCAGCGTAGTGCTCGGAAGGCCCAGGCGACCGACCTTCCTGGGGGCCAGGAGATCCTCCCGGGTGGTGGCCCGCAACTGGTCCAGCGCACGCTCGATCAATGCACCGGCGGCGGCCACGGCCTCGCCTAGCGATTCGGGCGGTTCGCCGGGCTCGCGTTCGGTCCGTGCGGCGGCCCGCTGCGCGTCGGACAGCATCTCGCCCCGCGCATAGGTGAGCAGGCGATCGAGCGCTCCTCCCAGGTGGCGGACGTGAAAGCCGATCGACGCAGCGCCCCCGGGGCGCTGCCAGACATGGTCGGCCGGCACCGACGCGACCAAGCCCTCGATATCCTCGCGCGCCTGCAGCAAGGAGTGCACGGCCGGCATGAGCAGCGGCTCGAAGCCTTCGACGGGGCCGCGGAGCCAGACTTCAGGTTGCGTTGTCATCCGGTCTCCTTCGCTTTCTCGGCACCGCTCAAGAGCGCCGCGTCCACTTCCGAGATAATCGCGTCGGCTGCGGCGGCGGGGTCCGGCGCGTGCAGGATCGGACGTCCCACCACCAGATAGTCGGCGCCCGCCCGGATCGCATCCGTTGGCGTCGTCAGCCGCTTGTGATCGTCCGCCCCGGAACCCGCCGGCCGGATACCCGGGCTGACGATGACCACCTCGCGCGCGCCATCCCGCGGCCAGCGGTTGCGGCAGAGCGCGATCGCATCCCCGGACGCGATGATCCCGTCGCAACCGCGGTCGAGAGCCGAGCCGGCCCGCTCGAGGATCCACTCGTTCATCGTCATTCCCTGTGCCACGGCCGCAGGCGCGACCTTCGGAAAATCCTCCGCCGACAGGCTCGATACGAAGGGCACCATCAGCAGTTGCGGCGTCGCGCTCTCCCCGCGTGCCGCCCGCGCTCGCTCGATGTCACGCGCCTGCATGTTCTCGTGCAGCGTCAGGAACCGGACCTGGGGATCCCGCGCCAGATCGCCCACGACGTCCGCCACCGTGTTCCCGATGTCCGGCACTTTCAGGTCGACGAAAATCTGGCGCCCGGTGCCCGTAATCGACTGCCACAGCTCCGCCAGTCCGCGCGTCCGCAACCCCGCCATCAGCAGGCGCCAGCCCAGCTTGAACATCCGCACGCGCCGAAGCTGATCCGCCAGCTCCGCCCCGCGCTCGATGCTGTCGACGTCGAGCGCCACGATCAATCGTTCCTGTCCGGGGGTCTGCGCCATGGGGCCTGATGGTACAGTAGCGATCAGGCCTAAGGCAGGCCTTCCGGAGGGATGGCCGAGCGGTCGAAGGCGGCGGTCTTGAAAACCGTTAGCGGGGAAACTCGCTCCAGGGTTCGAATCCCTGTCCCTCCGCCATAGTTGCACTGCGCCGCGCAGACTTACTCGCCGCTTCGAAGCATCTCCGAGGGATCGGTGGCCGCCGCCCGTCGGGCGGGAATCCAGCACGCCATCCCGGCCACGAGCGCCAGCACGCCGGCGACCGCGGCCACCGTGACTGGATCAAGCGGAGAGACGCCGTACAGGACCGCGGCGAGGGCTTGTGTTCCCAGGGCGGTCGCGGCGAGACCCGCGACTATTCCCGTCGCCGCGAGCCGCAGGCCTCGCCACGCGACGAGGCGGCGTAGCGCGCGCGGGCTCGCTCCCAGCGCCGAACGGATCGCCATCTCTACCCGTCGCTGCCTCGCGTCGAAAGACACGATGCCGAACAGACCCACCGTGACCAGCACGAGCGTCACCAGTCCGAAGGCGATCGAGATCTGCACCGCGAGTCGCGGGCGCGCGAGCTCGGCGGCGAGCAGCTCGTCCATCGGTGTCAGCGTGTCTATGGGTACCGACGGCTCGATGCCCTGAAGGGTCTCGCGGACGGTGGCCAGCAACGTCGCGGGCGGCCGCTCGGTGCGAATCGCGAGGTTGCTGGCGTCGAAATGGAACGACTGAATGGCCGGATAGTAGACCGTCATCCAGTTGTTGATGAGCTCGCGATACCTCAGGTCGGCGGCAACCCCCACCACCGTCGACCACTCGAAGCTCGGACTGATCCGGACCCGTTTGCCGATCGGGTCCTCGCCAGGCCAGTAGCGCGCGGCGGCGCTCTCGCTCACGATCGCCACGAGTTGCGCATCGGCCGTGTCGGTGCGCGAAAAGGCGCGCCCGCTCACAATCGGGATACCCATCGTCTCGAAATACCGCGGCATCGCGATATCCCAATTGGCCCACTCGTTCGTCGCCGACTCGTCCGGCGTCTGGCCTTCGAACTGAAAGGGAGAGCTGAGACCGGTCGTGGCCGTGCCTGGCGGCAGGTGATACGGCGCCGCCGAGATCACGCCGGGAATCCGTTCGACGGCTTCAATCGCGCGGTCGTAGAACGCTCGAACCTCGTCGGGAGTGCGATAGCGCTGCCACGGCAGGAGTATCCGCGTCGTCACCACACCGTCGGATTCGAGCCCACGGTCTATCGATTGCAGTTGCCCCAGCGACCGGGTCAAGAGCCCGGCCGCGACGAGGACCACCACGGCGAACGCAATCTGGACGGCGGCCATCACCTGGAGCCGGCGGCCGGTTCCGCGTGCATGCTCGGCCGAGCGATGCGTAAGGAATCCCCACAGTCTCGTCACCCGCGTCTGCCACGCCGGAGCGGTACCGAACACGAGGGTCCACACCGCCATCGCGACGACGGCGAACACCAGCACCTGGGGACTGAGCGACGCCTCGGCAATGCGCGGCGCCTGACCCGGATCGACGACGCTGGTGAGCGCGAGTAGTCCGCGACTCAGAATCAGCGCGCCGCCGACGCCCGCCACACCGAGAACCCCCGCCTCGATCACGGTCTGTCTCAGGAGCTGTCCGCGAGTCGCGCCCAGCGCCGACCGCACCGCCATCTCGACGCGGCGGGACTCGGCCCGCATGAGCAGCAGGATGGCGACGTTCGCCCCCGCGACGAGAAACACGAGCGCGGCGCCGGCCAGCAAGAGCGCCAGCGTGGGCCGAACGTGTCCGAAGACCGTGTCGGCCAGCGGTGTCGCCACGATCGGCATCCGCGGGTAGTCCTCCGGGTACGCCGCGCTCAGCCGGCCGTGGATGACC comes from Acidobacteriota bacterium and encodes:
- a CDS encoding putative toxin-antitoxin system toxin component, PIN family, giving the protein MTTERVVIDTNVLISAALQPSGSPRAVIDALRETGGILLFSDETFDELRTRMLSPKFDRYARPDARAVFLAQLEAVSAWVSIVGATLGCRDPHDDKLLETALQGRADSLVTGDEDLLVLSPFQGIPILTPRDWLRR
- a CDS encoding DUF4159 domain-containing protein translates to MRRWQRSLRAPALAAVAATALAMALLVVAVTATGAQPLFRGVGDWGSIGLPYKADFTFVRLRWDRGEPGGPMYGRGPNFWIHEFPRAEQHLMTLLDDFTTVDANVAGSLILTLDDPALFRHPIALMQEPGFWLMTDEEAAQLRAFLLKGGFVIFNDFEGRQWENFEGQMRRVLPDGRWLPLDPGHRIFDSFFQVTELDLPNPFNHHLAGLVPEYFGLFEDNDPDGRLMAIANYNTNLAEFWQSGGTGFFPVEPMNNGFELGINYMIYGLTH
- a CDS encoding acido-empty-quinoprotein group A → MVPLAVIALLPVAVASAQNEDGLDPAALLEPLEATWPTYSGDYTGRRYSALTQVNTENVHQMSLAWTRAIDTGMPNRLEGPGAPDFVGGEGTGDFIIGGQRLKGAILYVDDVLYLTAPDHVWALDARTGDEIWHYFWKTRGSIHIGNRGAAIWRNALFFETPDNYLVSLDRRTGEERWHVEIAGFEEQYFSTMAPIVAGDHVLVGTGNDLDAPGFLQSFDPETGERQWIFYTVPMTLDSPGIDTWPNLDAARHGGGQVWVPGVYDPETNYYIFGTGNPTPGYTGIARRGDNLFTCTLIAVDVATGEMAWYFQTSPHDTHDWDSAQTPILIDGVIDGVPRKLVSTAARNGYFFTVDRVTGEHVATSRYGATANWASHIRETGEPEPAPEKEAIIPGALVSPVEGGVVNWQPPAFNPDTGLFYTQENNGFNLLYLTDPDPRGSMGLGGKDRIVVGSGGNAFTAIDYRTGEKVWRHPWPVGGGGGAGVLTTAGGLVFTGDGSGNFVAFDAATGELVWHTRVGNISNAPQTYLVDGRQHVLIAVDQRLFAFVLN
- a CDS encoding type II toxin-antitoxin system Phd/YefM family antitoxin, with protein sequence MKEIAAREAKNRFGQLLDAAQSAPVRLTKKGRPVGVVMSMEQYERLRGAAWARLTETMDRLGAEATARGLTEARLDALLSDDD
- a CDS encoding ABC transporter permease; protein product: MSPVSRSKARTMNRCARTSCGPRRPPRPPRSPRLPRRSARAWRCGGSGVSSGTGSPNGTAVRRKTLSSHTIGEADPRPGTSTFQATCSVSLQVSGGSACRETPLASGPRHCPQYRSASATCAPAGSVQPSTSHRATVAVGGRFFFTELEPHQWTVGRERASLPASARSMTSRLMTRLTPLLITVRASAWRYDQRIVSDLRFALRGLGRQPLASAVAIATLSLGLAAVTTLFAVTDAVILQPIGEDDSRLVRVWKDDVERGNGVLFPISYPEYLVWKDEVSGFEAIAAINYADGATDAVVIDDEPVTANMVRASAELLRTVGARPAYGRLLEAGDDVEGAELVAVVSHRFWRRVSGDPAFVGQRISNAGDTPITIVGVLQPDRAYPVDADIWLPLVPAFARDPYVTLDNPRGFQFHVVGRLAPGVTIGQAQSELEVIHGRLSAAYPEDYPRMPIVATPLADTVFGHVRPTLALLLAGAALVFLVAGANVAILLLMRAESRRVEMAVRSALGATRGQLLRQTVIEAGVLGVAGVGGALILSRGLLALTSVVDPGQAPRIAEASLSPQVLVFAVVAMAVWTLVFGTAPAWQTRVTRLWGFLTHRSAEHARGTGRRLQVMAAVQIAFAVVVLVAAGLLTRSLGQLQSIDRGLESDGVVTTRILLPWQRYRTPDEVRAFYDRAIEAVERIPGVISAAPYHLPPGTATTGLSSPFQFEGQTPDESATNEWANWDIAMPRYFETMGIPIVSGRAFSRTDTADAQLVAIVSESAAARYWPGEDPIGKRVRISPSFEWSTVVGVAADLRYRELINNWMTVYYPAIQSFHFDASNLAIRTERPPATLLATVRETLQGIEPSVPIDTLTPMDELLAAELARPRLAVQISIAFGLVTLVLVTVGLFGIVSFDARQRRVEMAIRSALGASPRALRRLVAWRGLRLAATGIVAGLAATALGTQALAAVLYGVSPLDPVTVAAVAGVLALVAGMACWIPARRAAATDPSEMLRSGE
- a CDS encoding DinB family protein, with the protein product MTTQPEVWLRGPVEGFEPLLMPAVHSLLQAREDIEGLVASVPADHVWQRPGGAASIGFHVRHLGGALDRLLTYARGEMLSDAQRAAARTEREPGEPPESLGEAVAAAGALIERALDQLRATTREDLLAPRKVGRLGLPSTTLGLVFHAAEHCTRHAGQAISTARILQGASDS
- a CDS encoding c-type cytochrome — translated: MNVVCRLTFTARMLFAFGQHGRRRTMTGIARKIGAALLLFAGATLVVAAQTQPRQRDRTQEPYDAFQRPPGDPEVIQRGQALYGLHCRACHGIDLRGGDLGGPNLLRSQLVLRDREGELIWPVIRDGQTTLGGSSMPPQSLSEDDALAVAVYMHSVLATATRQGGPPEGAEVELNILVGDADAGRAYFEANCAACHSPTGDLAGIASEITESQELQNTWVRGQRLGAERPPVTVTVTRSSGERVVGTLDRYDDFYVSLVTADGERRSFRRRGNEPRVELDDPAGRHTELLPIYTDTDIHNVTAYLATLR
- the pyrF gene encoding orotidine-5'-phosphate decarboxylase produces the protein MAQTPGQERLIVALDVDSIERGAELADQLRRVRMFKLGWRLLMAGLRTRGLAELWQSITGTGRQIFVDLKVPDIGNTVADVVGDLARDPQVRFLTLHENMQARDIERARAARGESATPQLLMVPFVSSLSAEDFPKVAPAAVAQGMTMNEWILERAGSALDRGCDGIIASGDAIALCRNRWPRDGAREVVIVSPGIRPAGSGADDHKRLTTPTDAIRAGADYLVVGRPILHAPDPAAAADAIISEVDAALLSGAEKAKETG